DNA from Chryseomicrobium sp. FSL W7-1435:
AGAGCAACTCTATTGTCAATTCACATTTCCTTAATCCACCTTTTAATTCATATGTTCTTTTACTTTCTATGTAAATAAGCCCCTTTAGATAACCAATCCAAAGGGGTAAAACAGTGTAACTTTTTTATTATTCCCAGTTACCTCCACAAAGACTCCTAAAGCCTATTTCACCCATTTAACCCGTTCCTCTACAAGAATTCTATTTATTAAAAAAACTCTAATGATTAAGGATTACACCAATCACAATAAGCAGGTGAAGAGGTTTTAACACCATCCTGGCGCGGAAGAGTTTCCCTAAAATCACAGATTGGACAACCATATACTTCGTTTGATATTTGTTTTGACTTTAACCCGCAACCTGCACAGGGCAATCCTTTAACATAATCAACAATCCCCCATCCGGGGCATGAACACTTCGGGCACAACGTTGCTAACCGTCGAACCATTTTTTCTGCAAGTTCAGTGATAACCTTCATTCTAGTGGGGTTCATATGTGCCCTCATGTCAGTTTGAATAAGTGCCTGACCGTCAGTGGAAGCAGAAGCGCAACGTTTAATGGCTTCCTTTACGTCATCTATTTGGTTTAATCCTTTGAAGGTTAATCCAGGTAAAAACTCGGAATTCGGACTTACAATAAGTGCATGTGCAGGAAAATCCGATTTCAATAAAAAATCATCCATATCATTCCATGTTGAAACTGTTTTTGAAGCATAATTGGTCTTAGTACTTAACGTATGTTCTACAATCTCAATTCCACGTTCATTGTCAATCCATATAAGAATTTCATGATCCTGGGCGATAAAAGGAAAATTATCATAAGGTCCAAAACTTCCTTCATTCGCAATACCATACGGTAGTCCAAGATGGTCCATTCCCATTTGTACTTTTTTTCGCAGCGTCTCTAATGGTGTCCCCTTACGCTCTATTTCACCAGTAAAAGTCCCCAAACCATCGGTATTTAACCCTTCAGGAGTAACAATTGAAAGCTGTAACAGATTATGAAAGGGAGGACCAATAGCCAGCTCTTTTCCGTGCATAGTCGCTAAAACTGCTTTACGACCAGAATATGGATGATCTGCGTAATGTTGTTTTTTGATCATAGTTTTTCAACCCCAACCATATTTAAATATACTTGTTATTGATGATCCACAACTCGCGTAGACACACCATTAACAGTATCTATCAATAGGCCATATACTCTAATTTCCGAGGGCATCAAAGGATGCCGACGAATCAAGTTTACAGACTGTTTAATACCATCTGTGACTGTTTTGCTTCCCTCTATCCATTGAGCCATATCGTTTGCTGTAAATCCAGGGAAACAATGTTTAAAAAGATATTCTACGGTTTGAATCTTAACCGCTGGAATTTTTGTTTGTATGACTTTGGAAATTAAATTACTAGGGTCCGAAATAGATTCATTTCTATCTGCTGACCCTATAACGAAAATTTCCTCTACATTTTCTTGATAAACTGCTATAATTATGTTACGCATGAGACTATCGTATGGTTCTGAGATAACCGGGCCATAGCTTTTTAATACCATTATTTGTTCCGGGAGAAAATGAGACGCAGAATTTAACCATTGTTCCAATGGTTCCTCCATCCCAACTATACATAATACTTTTTTCCTATTGTCTGGGTTAGTTGAAATAGGTTCATTTTCGATTTGTTGATTATTAAATATTTTATCCGCAAACATGATCAACACTTCCTTTCTTTATTAATGATAGAAATTATTGAAGCCATTGTGCTATTGAATAATAAAGCGGTATTCCGAAAATCAAATTAAAGGGAAAAGTAATCCCTAGAGACAACCCTAGATAAATGGATGGGTTAGCCTCAGGAACTGAGGTTCTTAATGCGGCAGGAGCAGCAATGTACGAAGCACTTCCAGCTAGCACCCCCATCAATGTAGTACCTCCTAGCGAAAGACCAATGTAATTCCCGACAAAAATCCCCAAAATGCCGGATAATACAGGCATAAAGATTGCAAAGAGCAGGATTTTCCATCCATGTTTTTTCACTTCAGGAAGCCTTTGACCAGCGATCACACCCATATTGAGTAAGAAGATCATCAAAACACTTGGATAAAGGTCTATAAACAATGGCTTAACAGCAGGAAGAGCACCCTCACCCGCAATCCATCCGATCACAAGACTTCCCAGCAAAAGCAACACACTTTTTCCAAACAGGCTTTCTTTAATCACTTTTGTATTAATTAAACCACTGACCATTGGCTTGCCTGCAGTGAATCCGATATTTTGTGACAAAGAATGCCCTTGATTTTCTTCATTCAGTTTCAACAAAAGCAAGGAAACAAAAATAGCTGGACTTTCCAGTAGAACAACTAAGACATTCATAAAACCTTCATACTTTGTTCCAAATTCACTAAGAAACGAAGTAGCAGCTCCGTAGGTAACAATACTCACCGACCCGTATGTCGCAGCCAGGCCGATGGCATTCTTAAAATCCATTTTCATGAAACGGAGGATAAATAACACGATTATAGGTATAAAAGTACCTAAAAACAGGGTTCCGAGGATAGGTTTTATAACAGTGCTCAATGAATAATGGGAAAGTTCGATTCCACCTTTGATTCCTATCGCTATCAGAAGATATATGCTTAACGTTTCACTTAGCGCCGTTGGAAATTTTAAATCTGATTTCACCATTGCTGCGAGTATTCCAAGTGCAAAAAACAACACAACTGGAGATAGTAAATTTTGAATAATAATATCAGTCACTCTTTAGTCCTCCGATTCTACTACCAGTGTTGACCGACGATATATAATCCCTTTAGCATGTAAAATAGCTGGTTTATCTTCAACTTACCCATTCTATATTCTTAAAAGGGTCTTTTAAAGATCTCCCAAGTTTGATTTTATTAAGACTTTAGTTTTTCCTCTAAATTACACGATAATTTAAAGACCATAATTCGTTCACCGGTTCTTGTGCTAATATCAGTGTGAAATATCATTACTTCTTCACCGGTTTTATCTCGAATGATTTCATCTAATTTGTCTCGACCTGATTCCACCAAGTGAGAACGAATTTGTTTGATCGACAACAATCCTTCCGTTGTTTCAGAGAGCTTATATTCAGCGGGTGTTAAGACTCCTTTCAAAACCACAATTACCATGTCGCGGAGAATATCGGTCTTGACCGTAACGGATCCGCGACCTAGAAAATCCTTCTCCCATTGCGATAATGCTTTGCTGATTTCTGCTTCTATTTGACCTTTTGTCATATTGCCCCCCCTAACAAAAAAATCGGTATGAGATATCACCAAATATAGTGATATCTCATACCGATTTATTTCAAACTAACTACAAAAGTCTTTAATTATATTTTCACAAGGACAATGACACATTACCCAAGTGCTAATACATTTTCCCTTTGTAGTTATATTGATAATCTATCGTAGCTTTTTATTGTAAGTTTATTCTACCTTTAAGCAGTTCGGTTGTCAAACTCAAAATATATCTATATGTTTCTTTATCAGTTGGCAATCTCCTATTTGA
Protein-coding regions in this window:
- a CDS encoding carbonic anhydrase — translated: MFADKIFNNQQIENEPISTNPDNRKKVLCIVGMEEPLEQWLNSASHFLPEQIMVLKSYGPVISEPYDSLMRNIIIAVYQENVEEIFVIGSADRNESISDPSNLISKVIQTKIPAVKIQTVEYLFKHCFPGFTANDMAQWIEGSKTVTDGIKQSVNLIRRHPLMPSEIRVYGLLIDTVNGVSTRVVDHQ
- a CDS encoding DUF2294 domain-containing protein, with protein sequence MTKGQIEAEISKALSQWEKDFLGRGSVTVKTDILRDMVIVVLKGVLTPAEYKLSETTEGLLSIKQIRSHLVESGRDKLDEIIRDKTGEEVMIFHTDISTRTGERIMVFKLSCNLEEKLKS
- a CDS encoding DUF6671 family protein, translating into MIKKQHYADHPYSGRKAVLATMHGKELAIGPPFHNLLQLSIVTPEGLNTDGLGTFTGEIERKGTPLETLRKKVQMGMDHLGLPYGIANEGSFGPYDNFPFIAQDHEILIWIDNERGIEIVEHTLSTKTNYASKTVSTWNDMDDFLLKSDFPAHALIVSPNSEFLPGLTFKGLNQIDDVKEAIKRCASASTDGQALIQTDMRAHMNPTRMKVITELAEKMVRRLATLCPKCSCPGWGIVDYVKGLPCAGCGLKSKQISNEVYGCPICDFRETLPRQDGVKTSSPAYCDWCNP
- a CDS encoding sodium-dependent bicarbonate transport family permease — its product is MTDIIIQNLLSPVVLFFALGILAAMVKSDLKFPTALSETLSIYLLIAIGIKGGIELSHYSLSTVIKPILGTLFLGTFIPIIVLFILRFMKMDFKNAIGLAATYGSVSIVTYGAATSFLSEFGTKYEGFMNVLVVLLESPAIFVSLLLLKLNEENQGHSLSQNIGFTAGKPMVSGLINTKVIKESLFGKSVLLLLGSLVIGWIAGEGALPAVKPLFIDLYPSVLMIFLLNMGVIAGQRLPEVKKHGWKILLFAIFMPVLSGILGIFVGNYIGLSLGGTTLMGVLAGSASYIAAPAALRTSVPEANPSIYLGLSLGITFPFNLIFGIPLYYSIAQWLQ